A genomic region of Magnetospirillum sp. WYHS-4 contains the following coding sequences:
- the hemE gene encoding uroporphyrinogen decarboxylase, with protein MTIRKPFLAAMNGEVQARPPFWLMRQAGRYLPEYREVRKRAPTFLDFCYSPDLAVEVTLQPLRRYGMDAAILFSDILVVPDALGQKVEFHEGRGPVLEPVRSVAELGRLGMDRFHEHLAPVYETVRRLTKAIPETTALIGFAGAPWTVATYMVEGHGSKDYLATRGWAYRDPEGFGKLIDLLVEATGSYLEAQIRNGAETVQIFDSWAGVLSESEFKRWVTDPTAKLVRRLKATCPAVPVIGFPRGAGILYDTYVRDTGVDGVSLDSTIPASWAAQILQPRCTVQGNLDNLALVAGGEALERETRHILETLGRGPFIFNLGHGILPETPPEHVARLVELIRG; from the coding sequence ATGACCATCAGGAAACCATTTCTCGCCGCGATGAATGGCGAGGTCCAGGCCAGGCCGCCGTTCTGGCTCATGCGGCAGGCGGGCCGGTATCTTCCGGAATACCGCGAGGTTCGCAAGCGAGCGCCGACCTTCCTGGATTTCTGTTATTCGCCGGATTTGGCGGTGGAAGTCACCCTTCAGCCGCTGCGGCGCTATGGCATGGATGCGGCGATCCTGTTCAGCGATATTCTCGTGGTACCGGATGCCCTGGGCCAGAAGGTGGAATTTCATGAGGGACGCGGACCGGTTCTGGAGCCGGTGCGTTCGGTGGCCGAATTGGGCCGACTGGGTATGGATCGTTTCCACGAGCATCTGGCGCCGGTCTACGAGACGGTCAGACGCCTGACGAAGGCGATTCCCGAGACCACCGCCCTGATCGGCTTTGCCGGGGCGCCCTGGACCGTCGCCACCTACATGGTGGAGGGACACGGCAGTAAGGACTACCTGGCGACTCGCGGCTGGGCTTATCGCGATCCGGAAGGCTTCGGCAAGTTGATCGATCTGCTGGTGGAAGCCACCGGTTCCTATCTGGAAGCCCAAATCCGCAATGGCGCGGAGACGGTGCAGATCTTCGACAGTTGGGCTGGAGTTCTGAGCGAATCCGAATTCAAGCGCTGGGTAACCGATCCAACGGCCAAGCTGGTGCGCCGCCTTAAGGCGACATGCCCCGCTGTCCCGGTGATCGGTTTTCCGCGTGGAGCCGGAATTCTTTACGACACCTATGTTCGCGATACCGGTGTCGATGGCGTCAGTCTGGATTCGACGATCCCGGCAAGCTGGGCGGCGCAAATTCTTCAGCCTCGGTGTACGGTGCAAGGCAATCTGGACAATTTGGCGCTGGTGGCAGGCGGCGAGGCGTTGGAGCGGGAAACCCGGCATATCCTGGAAACGCTGGGCAGGGGTCCGTTCATCTTCAACCTGGGACACGGTATTCTGCCCGAAACGCCGCCCGAACATGTTGCTCGCCTGGTGGAGTTGATTCGTGGCTGA
- a CDS encoding kinase/pyrophosphorylase: MSSHNLHLVSDSTGETVAMLARACVAQFDEIKMRQHSWPLVREGAQIDKVLAAIRKAPGLVLFTMVDSDLRKILEDGLEDLKVPYLCVLDPVLAALGTYLKAEAHLRPGYQHALGAADFERIEAINFSLIHDDGQAAATLNRADVVLVGVSRTSKTPTCIYLANRGIKAANVPVVPGCPLPQELFKLTRPLVVGLTKDPRQLVKVRKHRLELMHQDPTSDYVDVATVNREVEEAKRLCNKHGWPLIDVSGKSIEETATLILQHLKDRVETGW, encoded by the coding sequence ATGAGCAGCCATAATCTGCATTTGGTTTCCGATTCCACCGGCGAAACCGTGGCCATGCTGGCCCGGGCTTGCGTCGCCCAGTTCGACGAGATCAAGATGCGCCAGCATTCTTGGCCCCTGGTCCGGGAGGGGGCCCAGATCGACAAGGTGCTTGCCGCGATCCGCAAGGCGCCGGGCTTGGTCCTTTTCACCATGGTCGATTCGGATTTGCGCAAGATATTGGAGGATGGCCTTGAGGATCTGAAGGTGCCCTACCTCTGCGTGCTCGACCCGGTCCTGGCCGCCCTGGGTACTTACCTGAAGGCCGAAGCCCATCTGCGGCCGGGTTATCAGCACGCCCTGGGGGCCGCCGATTTCGAACGCATCGAGGCTATCAACTTTTCCTTGATCCACGACGATGGCCAAGCGGCGGCAACCCTCAACCGGGCCGACGTGGTGCTGGTCGGCGTGTCGCGCACCTCCAAGACCCCGACCTGCATCTACCTGGCCAATCGCGGCATCAAGGCGGCGAACGTTCCGGTCGTTCCCGGCTGTCCGCTGCCCCAGGAACTGTTCAAGCTCACCCGTCCCCTTGTCGTCGGCCTGACCAAGGACCCGCGTCAACTGGTCAAGGTGCGCAAGCATCGCCTCGAACTCATGCACCAGGACCCGACCTCGGACTACGTGGATGTCGCCACGGTGAACCGCGAGGTCGAGGAGGCGAAGCGGCTCTGCAACAAGCATGGCTGGCCGCTCATCGATGTCTCGGGCAAGTCCATCGAGGAAACGGCGACCCTTATCCTGCAGCACCTGAAGGATCGGGTGGAGACCGGCTGGTGA
- a CDS encoding Maf family nucleotide pyrophosphatase, whose protein sequence is MVTPLVLASASAVRATILRHAGLEFEIRPADVDEAAIKADLAERSTSDLAARLAETKARRTAERHPGALVIGADQILDCGGRRFDKPRDRTEARRHLEFLRGRDHRLVSAVCAARDDELLWEHRAEPVLTMRSFSDEFLNAYLDRAGPDVLDSVGAYRLEGIGVQLFSRIDGDYFSILGLPLLPLLDFLRRHGVLSS, encoded by the coding sequence CTGGTGACGCCTCTCGTCCTGGCTTCGGCGAGCGCGGTCCGCGCCACGATCCTCCGCCATGCCGGTCTGGAATTCGAAATCCGGCCGGCCGATGTCGACGAAGCGGCGATCAAAGCCGATTTGGCGGAGCGGTCCACCTCCGACCTCGCCGCCCGGCTGGCGGAAACCAAGGCCCGCCGGACGGCGGAACGCCATCCTGGCGCCCTGGTGATCGGTGCCGACCAGATCCTCGATTGCGGCGGGCGGCGTTTCGACAAGCCCCGAGATCGCACCGAAGCCCGCCGCCACCTGGAATTCCTGCGCGGTCGCGATCACCGCTTGGTCAGCGCCGTCTGTGCGGCAAGGGACGATGAGTTGCTCTGGGAACATCGGGCCGAACCGGTCTTGACCATGCGCTCCTTCTCGGATGAGTTCCTGAACGCCTATCTGGACCGGGCGGGGCCGGACGTCCTGGATTCGGTCGGTGCCTATCGCCTGGAAGGGATCGGCGTGCAACTTTTTTCGCGTATCGATGGGGATTACTTCTCGATCCTGGGCCTACCCTTGTTGCCGCTGCTTGACTTCCTCCGCCGCCACGGGGTTCTCTCGTCCTGA
- a CDS encoding shikimate dehydrogenase, translating into MILTGRARLAGVMGWPVSHSLSPRLHGFWLDRYGIDGAYLPLAVRPEDCEVVIRLLPRLGFAGANVTVPHKETAFAVVDELEPLARRIGAVNTLVVREDGGLLGRNTDAFGFLENLRAGQPGFRSAAGPAVVLGAGGAARAVVAALVDDGVPDLRLVNRSRDRAENLAATLGGPIRVVDWADRAAALDGAVLLVNTTTLGMKGQPPLDLDLAVLPPEALVTDIVYAPLETPLLAAARARGNPAVDGLGMLLHQARPGFAAWFGREPEVTDELRAFVLATPKP; encoded by the coding sequence ATGATCTTGACCGGAAGGGCACGGCTGGCAGGGGTGATGGGATGGCCCGTAAGCCATTCCCTGTCGCCGCGCCTGCACGGGTTCTGGCTGGACCGTTACGGAATCGACGGTGCCTACCTGCCCCTTGCCGTGCGGCCCGAGGATTGCGAGGTGGTCATCCGCCTGCTGCCGCGTTTGGGCTTTGCCGGTGCCAACGTCACCGTGCCGCACAAGGAAACCGCCTTTGCCGTGGTGGACGAACTGGAACCCCTGGCGCGGCGTATCGGGGCCGTCAATACCCTGGTGGTGCGGGAAGACGGCGGTCTGCTCGGTCGCAACACCGATGCCTTCGGCTTTCTCGAAAACCTGCGGGCCGGCCAGCCCGGCTTCAGGTCGGCGGCCGGTCCCGCCGTGGTGCTGGGTGCCGGCGGCGCGGCCCGTGCCGTCGTCGCCGCCCTTGTCGACGACGGTGTGCCGGATCTGCGCCTGGTCAACCGTTCCCGGGACCGGGCGGAAAACCTGGCCGCCACCCTGGGCGGGCCCATCCGGGTGGTCGATTGGGCCGACCGTGCCGCCGCTCTGGATGGCGCGGTTCTGCTGGTCAATACCACCACTCTGGGAATGAAGGGCCAGCCGCCCCTCGACCTGGACCTTGCCGTGCTGCCGCCTGAGGCCCTGGTCACCGACATCGTCTACGCACCCCTGGAAACGCCTTTGCTTGCCGCCGCCCGCGCCCGCGGCAATCCGGCGGTCGACGGGCTCGGCATGCTGCTTCACCAGGCTCGGCCCGGCTTCGCCGCCTGGTTCGGCCGGGAACCCGAAGTGACGGACGAACTCCGGGCCTTCGTGCTCGCCACCCCGAAACCATGA
- the coaE gene encoding dephospho-CoA kinase (Dephospho-CoA kinase (CoaE) performs the final step in coenzyme A biosynthesis.) has translation MIVLGLTGSVGMGKTKAARDLRSLGIPVHDADACVHRLLGKGGAAVPAVGGAFPGVVHDGAVDRTLLGGRVFDDPAALVRLEDILHPMVAAAEDAFLRRAARRGAVLAVLDIPLLYETGAEGRCDAVAVVSAPPRVQLARVLARPGVTRARQAAILDRQMPDADKRRRADYIIPTGLDKAFSRKAILAIVTDLLSRYGVRRGL, from the coding sequence ATGATCGTCCTGGGCCTCACAGGATCGGTCGGCATGGGCAAGACCAAGGCGGCCCGCGATCTGCGCTCCTTGGGAATCCCCGTCCATGATGCCGATGCTTGCGTCCATCGCCTGCTGGGCAAGGGCGGGGCGGCGGTGCCGGCGGTGGGCGGGGCCTTTCCCGGTGTCGTCCACGACGGTGCGGTCGACCGGACGCTTCTGGGCGGGCGGGTCTTCGACGATCCGGCGGCGCTTGTGCGCCTGGAGGACATCCTCCACCCCATGGTGGCGGCGGCGGAAGACGCCTTTCTTCGCCGGGCGGCCAGGCGGGGCGCGGTGTTGGCGGTGCTCGACATTCCCCTGCTGTACGAGACCGGCGCCGAAGGACGCTGCGATGCGGTGGCCGTGGTTTCGGCCCCCCCGCGGGTCCAATTGGCCCGGGTCCTGGCGCGCCCGGGCGTGACCCGCGCCCGCCAGGCGGCCATCCTGGACCGCCAGATGCCGGATGCGGACAAACGCCGTCGGGCCGACTACATCATCCCAACCGGCCTCGATAAAGCCTTCAGCCGCAAGGCCATATTGGCGATTGTTACGGACTTGCTTTCAAGATATGGTGTAAGGCGCGGATTGTAG
- the dnaQ gene encoding DNA polymerase III subunit epsilon: MREIVLDTETTGLNPLGGHRIVEIGCVELENHLPTGRDFHRYVNPERDVPAEAFAVHGLSAEFLSTHPTFADIAEDFLDFVGEAPLVIHNASFDLGFINAELARLDRVAIPLGRATDTVALARKRFPGAQANLDALCKRFGIDNGDRDLHGALKDSLLLAEVYLELIGGRQPGLALAAAKAAQNAGAVPTAARGDRPARHFAPLAEEEAAHRTFLAKLTAPIWDA, from the coding sequence ATGCGTGAAATCGTTTTGGATACGGAAACGACGGGTCTGAACCCTTTGGGCGGCCACCGCATCGTCGAGATCGGCTGCGTGGAGTTGGAAAACCACCTGCCCACAGGCCGCGACTTCCATCGCTACGTCAATCCCGAAAGGGACGTGCCGGCCGAGGCCTTCGCCGTGCACGGCCTGTCGGCGGAATTTCTCTCCACCCATCCGACTTTCGCCGACATCGCCGAGGACTTCCTGGATTTCGTCGGCGAAGCGCCGCTGGTCATCCACAACGCTTCCTTCGACCTGGGCTTCATCAATGCTGAACTGGCGCGGCTGGACCGCGTCGCCATTCCCCTGGGACGGGCCACCGATACCGTGGCCCTGGCCCGCAAACGCTTTCCCGGCGCCCAGGCGAATCTGGACGCCCTCTGCAAGCGTTTCGGCATCGATAACGGCGATCGTGACCTGCATGGGGCCCTGAAGGATTCCCTGTTGCTGGCCGAGGTCTACCTGGAACTGATCGGCGGCCGCCAGCCGGGTCTGGCCCTGGCGGCGGCCAAGGCGGCACAGAACGCCGGAGCGGTGCCGACGGCGGCTCGCGGCGACCGGCCGGCGCGGCATTTCGCTCCCTTGGCCGAGGAGGAAGCCGCCCATCGGACTTTTCTCGCGAAGCTGACGGCGCCGATCTGGGACGCTTGA
- the secB gene encoding protein-export chaperone SecB: protein MSDRTDTPTDVQAAQPPLAVAGQYIKDLSFEVPGAPGIFGQMQKQQPDIAVNVDVNAHGLQEKLFEVVLNVRAECKVGETVAFIAELSYGGLFTLNVAREHLEPMLLIECPRLLFPFARNILADLTRDGGFPPLMLGMVDFVGMYQNQLREREKAVGEPVGNA, encoded by the coding sequence ATGTCCGACCGCACCGATACACCCACCGACGTCCAGGCCGCCCAGCCGCCTCTTGCCGTCGCCGGTCAATATATCAAGGATCTGTCCTTCGAGGTCCCCGGCGCACCTGGCATCTTCGGCCAGATGCAAAAGCAGCAGCCCGATATCGCGGTCAATGTGGACGTCAATGCCCACGGACTGCAGGAAAAGCTGTTCGAGGTGGTCCTGAACGTCCGGGCCGAATGCAAGGTGGGCGAGACCGTAGCCTTCATCGCCGAACTTTCCTACGGGGGGCTGTTCACCCTGAACGTCGCCCGCGAACATCTCGAGCCCATGTTGCTCATCGAATGCCCGCGCCTCCTGTTCCCCTTCGCCCGCAACATTCTGGCCGATCTGACCCGTGACGGGGGTTTTCCGCCCCTGATGCTGGGTATGGTCGATTTCGTGGGTATGTACCAGAACCAGCTGCGCGAACGCGAGAAGGCCGTCGGCGAGCCCGTCGGCAACGCTTGA
- a CDS encoding Tim44/TimA family putative adaptor protein, with product MQAFDIILFALIAVFLALRLRSVLGKRDGHEGGFPDPFRKDRNPEAARDDESASSDNVIPLPGRKAARVEDVEEGPEPEPRTPLEIGLAAIRTVDGDFSAAGMLGGARVAFEMILNAFAAADLDTLKGLLSPEVFENFAQSIRERQKAGHVLDATLVGIRGAELTEASLEGRMAQVTIRFVSEQVTVTRDADGKVVEGDPNLVVDVVDFWTFARDTRSRDPNWTLVATQSPE from the coding sequence TTGCAGGCATTCGACATCATTCTCTTCGCCTTGATCGCGGTTTTCCTGGCCTTGCGCCTGCGCAGCGTGCTGGGCAAGCGCGATGGCCACGAAGGCGGCTTTCCCGATCCCTTCCGCAAGGACCGGAATCCGGAAGCGGCCAGGGACGACGAGAGCGCGAGCTCCGACAATGTCATTCCCTTGCCCGGGCGCAAAGCGGCCCGTGTCGAGGACGTCGAGGAAGGGCCGGAGCCGGAACCCCGTACGCCCCTCGAAATCGGCTTGGCGGCAATCCGTACCGTCGACGGCGATTTCAGCGCCGCCGGAATGCTGGGGGGTGCTCGCGTCGCCTTTGAGATGATCCTCAATGCCTTCGCCGCGGCGGATCTGGATACTCTCAAGGGCTTGCTCAGCCCCGAGGTCTTCGAGAACTTCGCCCAATCCATCCGCGAGCGCCAGAAGGCCGGTCATGTCCTCGATGCTACCTTGGTGGGCATCCGCGGCGCCGAGCTGACGGAGGCGAGCCTCGAAGGCCGGATGGCCCAGGTAACCATCCGTTTCGTCAGCGAACAAGTCACCGTGACCCGAGATGCCGACGGCAAGGTGGTAGAAGGCGATCCAAACCTGGTTGTCGATGTCGTCGATTTCTGGACATTTGCCCGTGATACCCGCTCGCGCGATCCCAACTGGACGCTGGTGGCGACCCAAAGCCCCGAATAG
- a CDS encoding murein transglycosylase A — translation MPEPHLSLTPVSYSRLAGWETDRHGEALAAFRRSCPRLDALSSGRPLDNGGAVKDGGPDLGRADEWQAACKAAAGQPVNDDAGARRFFETWFSPFLVADNDREEGLFTGYYEAELKGSRKKHGPYRHPVHARPKDLVTADLGRFKSDWKGQELNGRLQGGHLVPYASRNEIVSGFLDGKAQELFWVDDPIELFFLHVQGSGRISLDDGRTVRVGYAGRNGHPYRAIGAELADRGVMRREDITMPAIRAWLAANPTQAAGLLNANPSYVFFRTVEGDGPIGAQGVVLTPGRSLAVDKRFLPYGAPLWLETSDPLDPSRPLRRLLVAQDTGGAITGPVRGDVFWGHGPEAMARAGHMKQKGRYFLLLPKRPQAIAQPIPPSS, via the coding sequence ATGCCCGAACCCCACTTGTCCCTGACCCCCGTCTCCTATTCCCGTCTGGCCGGCTGGGAGACCGACCGCCATGGCGAGGCCCTGGCGGCATTTCGCCGCTCCTGCCCTCGCCTCGACGCCTTGTCCTCCGGCCGGCCCCTCGACAACGGCGGCGCCGTGAAGGACGGCGGTCCCGACCTGGGGCGGGCCGACGAATGGCAGGCGGCCTGCAAGGCCGCCGCCGGACAGCCGGTTAACGACGACGCCGGGGCACGGCGCTTTTTCGAAACCTGGTTCTCTCCCTTCCTGGTGGCGGACAACGACCGGGAAGAAGGCCTTTTCACAGGATATTACGAGGCCGAGTTAAAGGGCTCCCGCAAGAAGCACGGCCCCTACCGACATCCCGTCCACGCCCGTCCAAAGGATCTGGTGACCGCAGACCTGGGTCGATTCAAGTCCGATTGGAAAGGCCAGGAGCTGAACGGCCGCCTGCAGGGAGGCCACCTCGTACCCTACGCCAGCCGGAACGAAATCGTTTCGGGGTTCCTGGACGGTAAAGCCCAGGAACTCTTCTGGGTGGACGATCCGATCGAGCTGTTTTTCCTGCATGTTCAGGGCTCCGGCCGCATTTCCCTCGACGACGGCAGGACCGTCCGCGTCGGCTATGCGGGGCGCAACGGCCATCCCTACCGGGCCATCGGCGCCGAACTGGCCGACCGCGGCGTCATGCGGCGGGAAGACATCACCATGCCGGCGATCCGGGCCTGGCTTGCCGCCAACCCGACTCAGGCTGCCGGCCTGCTGAACGCCAATCCCTCCTACGTCTTTTTCCGGACCGTGGAGGGCGACGGTCCGATCGGGGCGCAGGGCGTGGTCCTTACTCCCGGCCGCAGTCTGGCGGTGGACAAGCGGTTTTTGCCCTACGGCGCGCCGCTGTGGCTGGAAACCTCCGATCCTCTGGACCCATCCCGGCCCCTGAGACGGCTTCTAGTGGCCCAGGATACCGGCGGGGCCATTACGGGGCCGGTGCGCGGCGATGTCTTCTGGGGCCATGGGCCCGAGGCCATGGCCAGGGCGGGCCATATGAAACAAAAGGGACGATATTTCCTCCTGTTGCCGAAACGCCCGCAAGCCATTGCGCAGCCTATTCCGCCAAGCTCCTGA
- a CDS encoding Smr/MutS family protein, whose amino-acid sequence MTVKPGKSRHRVLAPDEEELWAHVVASVKPLRRRRRQAQAIPAATSAPDPETATSSCTERPRILVIPPPPPVSKLPPDLTVGSTAGVDKRTAERFRKGEMSLDGAIDLHRHTQDEAHRALDIFLLSSQTAGRRCVLVITGKGRTTGGSVLRAMVPRWLNEAPLRTRILAVAPAQPRHGGSGAFYVLLKRKR is encoded by the coding sequence ATGACGGTAAAACCCGGAAAATCCCGCCACCGTGTCCTGGCGCCGGACGAAGAAGAACTATGGGCTCACGTGGTGGCTTCGGTCAAACCTCTGCGCCGCCGCCGCCGCCAGGCCCAGGCGATCCCTGCGGCGACTTCCGCTCCCGACCCGGAGACCGCGACTTCGTCGTGCACGGAACGACCCCGGATTCTCGTGATACCGCCGCCACCGCCCGTATCCAAGCTGCCGCCGGACCTGACAGTCGGCAGCACGGCCGGAGTGGACAAGCGTACCGCGGAACGGTTCCGCAAGGGCGAAATGTCCTTGGACGGCGCGATCGATCTCCATCGCCATACCCAGGACGAGGCCCACCGTGCCCTGGACATCTTTCTTCTAAGCTCCCAGACGGCAGGGCGGCGCTGTGTCCTGGTCATCACGGGCAAGGGGCGAACGACGGGAGGCAGCGTCCTTCGGGCCATGGTCCCGCGCTGGCTGAACGAGGCGCCCTTGCGCACCCGAATTCTGGCCGTGGCTCCGGCCCAGCCCCGCCACGGCGGCAGTGGCGCCTTCTATGTCTTGTTGAAGAGAAAACGCTAA
- a CDS encoding polymer-forming cytoskeletal protein, giving the protein MFRKKDDAGSPGPKDGEGDMSAPPLKPFSKRGSHTPPKLPSKTTFTPTEAPRRAVELPSLSAPRRLDRPRLGDADSKRLTVGREICLSGEITCCDKLVVEGRVEATLSDARAIEVASSGYFKGRAVVNEADISGRYEGDLIAHDRLVVRAGGLVTGSIRYGRIIIESGGRISGDMQALADVEGADEPPVPQGTPSTF; this is encoded by the coding sequence ATGTTCCGCAAGAAGGATGACGCGGGGTCCCCGGGACCGAAGGACGGCGAAGGCGACATGTCCGCGCCGCCCCTGAAGCCTTTTTCCAAGCGCGGCTCCCATACGCCGCCCAAGCTGCCGTCCAAGACGACCTTCACGCCCACCGAAGCGCCGCGTCGCGCCGTCGAGTTGCCCAGTCTTTCGGCGCCCCGGCGCCTGGATCGGCCACGCTTGGGCGACGCCGACAGCAAGCGCCTGACCGTCGGCCGCGAGATCTGCCTGTCGGGCGAGATCACCTGCTGCGACAAGCTGGTGGTCGAGGGCCGGGTCGAGGCGACGCTGTCGGACGCCCGTGCCATCGAGGTGGCGTCCTCCGGCTACTTCAAAGGTCGGGCCGTGGTCAACGAAGCGGACATCAGCGGGCGTTACGAAGGCGACCTGATCGCCCATGACCGCTTGGTCGTGCGGGCCGGGGGGTTGGTGACCGGGTCCATTCGCTATGGCCGGATCATTATCGAGTCCGGGGGCAGGATTTCCGGCGACATGCAGGCGCTGGCCGACGTCGAAGGCGCGGACGAGCCCCCGGTGCCGCAGGGTACGCCTTCCACCTTCTGA
- a CDS encoding EI24 domain-containing protein — protein sequence MHQLTDPATRQVVWLALGLATLALGGLWTAVGYLLAHTAVFDAGWIETAVDLLGGLATLVLTWLLFPAVVSGVIAVALDALVTAVERRHYPDLPTASGLTLGEELAAAGIFLLVKVVVNLMLLPFLLLGPVFPFVFVAANGYLLGREYFELVALRRLPREEARALRKSRSWSVTAAGSLLALMMAIPVVNLVAPVIGAAAMVHLFETWRRARASEPTLAKG from the coding sequence GTGCATCAATTAACCGATCCGGCCACCCGCCAGGTGGTTTGGCTCGCCCTGGGGTTAGCCACCCTCGCCCTGGGGGGATTATGGACCGCCGTGGGCTATCTGTTGGCCCACACCGCCGTCTTCGACGCCGGATGGATCGAGACGGCCGTCGACCTGTTGGGAGGCCTGGCTACCCTGGTCTTGACTTGGCTATTGTTTCCCGCCGTGGTCAGCGGGGTGATCGCGGTGGCTCTCGACGCGCTCGTTACGGCGGTGGAACGGCGGCATTACCCCGATCTGCCGACGGCATCCGGTCTGACCCTGGGGGAGGAACTGGCTGCGGCGGGGATTTTCCTTCTGGTCAAGGTCGTCGTGAACCTGATGCTGTTGCCCTTCCTGTTGCTCGGGCCGGTGTTTCCTTTTGTGTTCGTGGCGGCGAACGGCTATCTTCTCGGGCGGGAGTACTTCGAACTGGTGGCGCTCCGGCGGTTGCCGCGCGAGGAAGCCAGGGCCCTGCGCAAGTCCCGTTCCTGGTCGGTTACGGCCGCCGGGAGCCTTTTGGCCCTGATGATGGCGATTCCGGTGGTCAATCTCGTGGCCCCCGTGATCGGCGCGGCGGCGATGGTGCATCTGTTCGAGACCTGGCGCCGCGCACGCGCGTCCGAACCCACGCTGGCAAAGGGATGA
- a CDS encoding adenosine kinase, whose amino-acid sequence MVEVRYGVLGIGNAIVDVVAHADDGFLAGHGLAKGTMALIDEAMAGRLYDQIGPAIECSGGSAANTIAGLASLGGAGAFIGKVATDQLGQVFTHDIRALGVTFRSAPLAGGPSTARCLVLVSPDAQRTMQTYLGACTQLYPDDIDPDLVAASQVTYLEGYLWDPPHAKDAFVKAARIAKEAGRKVALSLSDPFCVDRHRDDFLTLLADHVDVLFANEAEIKHLYKAESFDAALQQVRGHCEIAALTRGEKGSVVVAGEELHVVDAEPVIRVVDTTGAGDAYAAGFLFGLTAGKNLATCARLGGIAAAEIISHLGARPETPLRPLAEARLGPL is encoded by the coding sequence ATGGTCGAGGTTCGTTACGGGGTACTGGGGATCGGCAATGCCATCGTCGACGTGGTGGCCCATGCCGACGACGGCTTCCTGGCGGGCCACGGCTTGGCCAAGGGGACCATGGCCCTGATCGACGAAGCCATGGCCGGCCGGCTCTACGACCAGATCGGGCCCGCCATCGAATGCTCCGGCGGCTCCGCCGCCAACACCATCGCCGGCCTGGCGTCCCTGGGCGGGGCGGGGGCATTCATCGGCAAGGTGGCGACCGACCAACTTGGCCAGGTCTTCACCCACGACATCCGGGCCCTGGGCGTCACCTTCCGCAGCGCCCCGCTGGCGGGCGGTCCCTCCACCGCCCGCTGCCTGGTCCTGGTTTCGCCCGATGCCCAGCGCACCATGCAGACCTACCTGGGGGCCTGCACGCAACTTTATCCCGACGACATCGACCCCGACCTGGTGGCCGCCTCGCAGGTGACCTATCTGGAGGGCTACCTTTGGGACCCGCCGCACGCCAAGGACGCCTTCGTCAAGGCGGCCCGGATCGCCAAGGAGGCCGGTCGCAAGGTCGCCCTGTCGCTATCCGATCCGTTCTGCGTCGACCGCCATCGCGACGACTTCCTGACGCTTCTTGCCGACCATGTCGACGTGCTGTTCGCCAACGAGGCGGAAATCAAGCACCTCTACAAGGCCGAAAGCTTCGACGCGGCCTTGCAGCAGGTGCGGGGCCACTGCGAAATCGCCGCCCTGACACGGGGCGAAAAGGGTTCGGTGGTGGTGGCCGGCGAGGAACTTCATGTCGTCGACGCCGAGCCGGTGATACGGGTGGTCGATACCACCGGGGCCGGGGATGCCTATGCGGCCGGCTTCCTGTTCGGCCTGACCGCGGGCAAGAATCTGGCGACCTGTGCCCGGCTGGGCGGCATCGCCGCGGCCGAAATCATTTCCCACCTGGGCGCCCGGCCCGAAACGCCGCTGCGCCCCTTGGCCGAAGCCCGGCTGGGGCCGCTGTGA